One genomic region from Candidatus Binatia bacterium encodes:
- a CDS encoding ABC transporter substrate-binding protein, which yields MTYTIVAGLIILFLATPGSAAETPRRGGRLILGLRNDITAVNPFMRTTSTNFAVRGIVYEPLIDFDKNSKMVPALAESWKVSPDGKLYTFNLRRGVKFHNGKELTAADVKWSVDYAMEPKNAATGIVPLRAVGSVNVKDKYTVEFVMKEVDSAFLATLGSIRPFPIVPQGSVTDPRAQTMPPGTGPFAFKDYKADREIVFVRHPDYWQKGLPYLDELVLRPIRDETVRFTSVRAGDVDMVERTAYGSVRGVLKGEYPDLRATEAKYAGFRRMLFNVADPPFNNLKLRQAVRYALDKKQFIDGAFWGLGEPADQLVPKESPWHMKLPEMKRDLEKVKALLKEGGVSPNLEVELMGLQTEGEELQVVQNLLSSAGIKTKITIVERGARETRESRGDFMMILSGSDVPTELGMEYPGELSCNEEEVKAKKRGENSSGYCNKEVDRLMDEAAKTIDPKKRYAIWEKVVRIIHEEVPEIPLAFIPRYYTYNKKVRGFETDWDGRFNMTTAGFSRVWIAP from the coding sequence ATGACCTACACCATCGTCGCTGGTTTGATAATTTTATTTCTTGCCACCCCGGGGTCCGCCGCGGAAACTCCGCGGCGCGGCGGGCGTCTTATTTTAGGACTGCGCAACGACATCACCGCGGTCAATCCGTTTATGCGCACCACCTCCACGAATTTTGCCGTGCGCGGCATCGTTTACGAGCCGCTGATCGATTTCGATAAGAACAGCAAGATGGTCCCCGCCCTCGCCGAATCGTGGAAGGTTTCGCCCGACGGAAAATTATATACGTTCAACCTGCGGCGCGGCGTGAAGTTCCACAACGGCAAGGAGCTGACCGCGGCGGACGTCAAATGGAGCGTCGATTACGCCATGGAGCCGAAGAACGCCGCCACTGGAATTGTCCCGCTCCGCGCCGTCGGGTCGGTCAACGTCAAGGACAAGTACACCGTCGAGTTCGTGATGAAGGAAGTCGATTCGGCTTTTTTGGCGACGCTGGGCTCCATCCGCCCGTTTCCCATCGTGCCTCAAGGATCGGTCACCGATCCGCGCGCGCAAACGATGCCGCCGGGCACGGGTCCGTTCGCGTTCAAGGACTACAAGGCCGACCGGGAAATCGTCTTCGTGCGCCACCCGGATTACTGGCAAAAAGGGCTTCCCTACCTCGACGAGCTGGTCCTGCGCCCGATTCGCGACGAGACCGTTCGCTTTACCTCCGTTCGCGCCGGCGACGTCGATATGGTTGAAAGAACGGCTTACGGTTCCGTGCGCGGCGTTCTCAAAGGGGAATATCCCGATCTCAGGGCAACCGAGGCTAAGTACGCCGGCTTCCGCCGCATGCTTTTTAATGTCGCCGATCCGCCGTTCAATAATCTCAAGCTCCGTCAGGCGGTTCGTTACGCGCTGGACAAGAAACAGTTTATCGACGGCGCGTTCTGGGGGCTGGGCGAGCCCGCGGACCAGTTGGTTCCGAAGGAGAGTCCCTGGCACATGAAGCTTCCCGAGATGAAGCGCGACCTGGAAAAGGTCAAGGCGCTTCTCAAGGAAGGGGGCGTATCGCCGAATCTCGAGGTGGAGCTTATGGGTCTCCAGACCGAAGGCGAGGAGCTCCAAGTGGTTCAGAACCTGTTGTCGTCGGCGGGGATCAAAACCAAAATCACGATCGTGGAAAGAGGCGCGCGCGAGACGCGTGAAAGCAGGGGCGATTTCATGATGATTCTCTCCGGCAGCGACGTGCCGACCGAACTGGGCATGGAATATCCGGGAGAGCTGAGCTGCAACGAAGAGGAAGTGAAAGCGAAAAAACGCGGCGAGAACTCCTCCGGCTATTGCAATAAAGAAGTGGACCGCTTGATGGACGAGGCGGCGAAGACGATCGACCCCAAGAAGCGCTACGCCATATGGGAGAAAGTGGTACGCATCATCCACGAAGAAGTTCCGGAAATTCCGCTGGCGTTCATCCCGCGCTATTACACGTACAACAAGAAGGTGCGCGGCTTCGAGACCGACTGGGACGGGCGCTTCAACATGACCACGGCGGGTTTTTCCCGGGTCTGGATCGCGCCGTAA
- a CDS encoding cupin domain-containing protein has protein sequence MKYTNDKMIDTYGNWQIAQKIPIHRGFFIEDLRKVEVAPWDLKGGLGAFVNLDGTGGTNDGYVCVIPPGKSLKPQRHLYEEMIFIVEGRGATTIWQKDGKKKHTFEWHPGSLFAIPLNSAYQHFNGQGNAPVRYFAVTNAPFMLSLFHNVDFVFNADYAFLDRFNPDEDNDYFSGVGQLWGDKLSVNFVPDVYTVPLYDKPERGPGGNRHVMFDLAGNIMMSHISEFRVGTYKKAHRHGPGAHVIILTGQGYSLLWPEGKERMRVDWKPGSVVVPPNQWFHQHFNAGADPARYLALRWNTWRYRFSMFNHEDARTDKSVKQGGAQIEYEDEDRKIHAVFEEALAKASARCRMGHVIPWCTQKEAARAV, from the coding sequence ATGAAATACACCAACGACAAGATGATCGACACGTACGGGAACTGGCAGATCGCGCAAAAAATTCCTATCCACCGCGGCTTCTTCATCGAGGATCTGCGCAAAGTCGAAGTCGCGCCCTGGGACTTGAAGGGCGGGCTGGGGGCGTTCGTCAACCTCGACGGCACGGGCGGGACCAACGACGGCTACGTCTGCGTGATTCCGCCGGGGAAATCGCTCAAGCCGCAGAGGCATCTCTACGAAGAAATGATTTTCATCGTCGAAGGCCGCGGCGCGACCACCATCTGGCAAAAGGACGGGAAGAAAAAACATACGTTCGAGTGGCATCCGGGGAGCCTCTTCGCGATTCCTCTGAACTCCGCGTACCAACACTTCAACGGCCAGGGCAACGCCCCGGTGCGCTACTTCGCCGTCACCAACGCGCCGTTCATGTTGAGCTTGTTTCATAACGTCGATTTCGTCTTCAACGCCGATTACGCTTTCCTCGACCGCTTCAATCCCGATGAAGATAACGATTACTTCAGCGGCGTCGGCCAGCTCTGGGGCGACAAGCTATCGGTCAACTTCGTTCCCGACGTGTACACGGTGCCGCTTTACGACAAGCCGGAGCGCGGGCCGGGCGGCAACCGCCACGTCATGTTCGATCTCGCCGGCAACATCATGATGTCGCACATTTCGGAATTCCGCGTCGGGACGTATAAGAAAGCCCATCGTCACGGCCCCGGCGCGCACGTCATCATCCTGACCGGGCAAGGCTACTCGCTGCTCTGGCCCGAAGGAAAAGAACGGATGCGCGTGGACTGGAAGCCGGGCAGCGTCGTCGTGCCGCCCAATCAATGGTTCCACCAGCACTTCAACGCCGGCGCCGATCCGGCGCGCTACCTCGCGCTCCGCTGGAACACCTGGCGCTACCGCTTCTCGATGTTCAACCACGAAGACGCTCGGACGGACAAAAGCGTCAAGCAGGGCGGCGCGCAGATCGAGTACGAAGACGAAGACCGGAAGATTCACGCCGTGTTCGAGGAAGCCTTGGCCAAGGCATCGGCGCGCTGCCGGATGGGACACGTGATTCCCTGGTGCACGCAGAAGGAAGCCGCGCGCGCGGTATAA
- a CDS encoding iron-containing redox enzyme family protein, which translates to MSGRELFHKGHATHILIMQGKLTKEQVKTWVKQYHYYRANVPRKELYILANCPIKEVRLERVKKYLDEEDDRLMGGTTGPHSESWLRLGDGLGIPRAEMESFRDVIPEYRHLCDSWLNYARDHSWLEGAAMSFDEDVGTGKGGRRMQLAEALAKFYGVPEWGLVHYAVHAELDIEHGASTHDLIRRYAVTDEQQESVRRAVRFKRAFRPLEDRCLRIACKIDPRLLIELD; encoded by the coding sequence ATGAGTGGAAGAGAGCTCTTCCACAAAGGGCACGCCACCCATATTCTCATCATGCAGGGAAAACTCACCAAGGAACAGGTCAAAACGTGGGTGAAGCAGTACCATTACTACCGCGCCAACGTGCCGCGCAAAGAACTCTACATCCTGGCCAACTGCCCAATCAAAGAAGTCCGGCTGGAGCGCGTCAAAAAATATCTCGACGAGGAAGATGACCGGCTGATGGGCGGCACGACCGGGCCGCACTCCGAAAGCTGGCTTCGGCTCGGCGACGGCCTGGGAATACCGCGCGCAGAGATGGAGAGCTTCAGGGACGTGATCCCCGAATACCGGCACCTCTGCGACTCGTGGCTGAACTATGCCCGCGACCATAGCTGGCTCGAAGGCGCGGCGATGAGCTTCGACGAAGACGTCGGCACCGGAAAAGGCGGCCGGAGAATGCAGCTCGCGGAGGCGTTGGCGAAGTTCTACGGCGTTCCCGAATGGGGGCTCGTGCACTACGCCGTCCACGCCGAGCTGGATATCGAGCACGGCGCTTCGACGCACGATCTCATCCGCAGATATGCGGTGACGGACGAGCAGCAGGAAAGCGTGCGCCGGGCCGTCCGCTTCAAGCGCGCGTTCCGGCCGTTGGAGGACCGCTGCCTGCGGATCGCCTGCAAGATCGACCCGCGGCTGCTGATCGAATTGGATTGA
- a CDS encoding group 1 truncated hemoglobin produces the protein MSDEKKTLYERLGGYDAITAVANDLLPRLQADPQLGRFWAHRGEDGVKREKQLLIDFLCSSAGGPVYYRGRDMALCHRGMRISESDWNVFLGHAAATLAKFQVHEAEQREVVAFVQGLKKEIVE, from the coding sequence ATGAGCGACGAGAAGAAGACCCTTTACGAGCGCCTTGGCGGCTACGACGCGATCACGGCGGTGGCGAATGATCTCCTGCCCCGGCTCCAAGCCGATCCGCAGCTCGGCCGCTTCTGGGCGCATCGCGGAGAGGACGGCGTCAAGCGCGAGAAGCAGCTCCTGATCGACTTCCTATGCAGCAGCGCGGGCGGACCGGTGTACTACCGCGGCAGGGACATGGCGCTCTGCCACCGAGGCATGCGCATCAGCGAGAGCGACTGGAATGTGTTCCTCGGTCATGCCGCCGCGACCCTCGCGAAATTCCAGGTGCACGAGGCCGAACAGCGCGAGGTTGTTGCGTTTGTCCAGGGTCTCAAGAAGGAGATCGTGGAATAG